The Cucumis melo cultivar AY chromosome 5, USDA_Cmelo_AY_1.0, whole genome shotgun sequence genome has a segment encoding these proteins:
- the LOC103492726 gene encoding pentatricopeptide repeat-containing protein At2g34400, with protein sequence MLRIKASPHLISRYPNLQKPHSKPNPNPQALSEKLNSLLQQCLSIRQLKQIHTQLLTNSIYKPNSFLYKIVDLKDFAYASVFFSNILEPTEYSFNVMIRGLSTAWNKPSLALEFYSRMKFLGLKPNKFTYPFLFIACSNLLAVDNGRMGHCSGIKRGLDEDGHVSHSLITMYARCGKMGDARKVFDEISQKDLVSWNSMISGYSKMRHAGEAVGLFREMMEAGFQPNEMSLVSVLGACGELGDLKLGTWVEEFVVENKMPLNSFMGSALIHMYGKCGDLVSARRIFDSTKKKDKVTWNAMITGYAQNGMSEEAIKLFQDMRVSSTAPDQITLIGILSACASIGALDLGKQLEIYASERGYRDDIYVGTALVDMYAKCGSLDNAFRVFYGMPKKNEVSWNAMISALAFHGQAQEALALFKSMMNEGGTVSPNDITFVGVLSACVHAGLVDEGRRLFHMMSSSFGLVPKIEHYSCMVDLFSRAGHLEEAWDFIMAMPEKPDEVILGALLGACQKRKNIDISERVMNLLLELEPSNSANYVISSKLYAKLGRWDDSAMMRMLMKQKGVSKTPGCSWIDINSQLHEFHAGDVLHQEWIEIHQILDLLIDDLRREGYIPNANLL encoded by the exons ATGCTGAGAATAAAAGCTTCTCCACATCTCATTTCCCGCTATCCCAATCTCCAAAAACCACATTCAAAACCAAATCCCAATCCTCAAGCTCTTTCCGAAAAGCTCAATTCCTTATTGCAACAATGTTTAAGTATCAGACAATTGAAACAAATCCACACCCAGTTGCTTACAAATTCAATTTACAAACCCAATTCATTTCTCTACAAGATCGTCGACCTCAAAGATTTCGCTTATGCCTCGGTTTTCTTCTCCAACATTCTCGAGCCAACCGAATATTCTTTCAATGTCATGATTCGTGGTCTCTCGACGGCTTGGAATAAGCCTTCTCTTGCCCTTGAATTCTATTCTCGAATGAAATTTCTCGGTTTGAAACCCAATAAGTTCACTTACCCATTTCTGTTTATTGCGTGTTCGAATCTTTTGGCTGTTGATAATGGTCGGATGGGTCATTGTTCTGGGATTAAACGTGGGTTGGATGAGGATGGTCATGTGAGTCATTCTTTGATTACGATGTATGCGCGGTGTGGGAAAATGGGTGATGCACGGAAGGTGTTTGATGAAATTTCTCAGAAGGATTTGGTTTCATGGAACTCTATGATTTCAGGTTATTCGAAGATGAGGCATGCTGGTGAAGCTGTGGGTTTGTTTAGAGAGATGATGGAAGCTGGGTTTCAGCCCAATGAAATGAGTTTAGTTAGTGTCTTGGGGGCGTGTGGAGAGCTGGGGGATTTGAAACTTGGTACTTGGGTGGAGGAGTTTGTGGTGGAGAATAAGATGCCGTTAAATTCTTTTATGGGTTCTGCATTGATCCACATGTATGGGAAGTGTGGTGATTTAGTGTCAGCAAGGAGGATTTTTGACTCtacgaagaagaaagataaagtTACTTGGAATGCCATGATTACAGG ATATGCGCAGAATGGGATGTCAGAGGAAGCTATTAAATTGTTTCAAGACATGAGAGTGAGCAGTACAGCTCCAGATCAAATCACATTGATAGGAATACTTTCTGCCTGTGCCTCAATTGGAGCCCTTGACTTGGGGAAGCAATTAGAGATCTATGCCTCAGAAAGAGGCTACCGAGACGATATTTATGTTGGTACTGCATTAGTTGACATGTATGCGAAATGTGGAAGCTTAGACAATGCATTTAGAGTTTTTTATGGCATGCCTAAGAAAAATGAGGTCTCTTGGAATGCTATGATATCTGCTCTTGCTTTCCACGGCCAAGCTCAAGAAGCCTTGGCATTGTTCAAATCCATGATGAATGAGGGTGGAACTGTTTCCCCCAATGACATCACATTTGTAGGAGTACTTTCTGCTTGTGTGCATGCAGGATTAGTTGACGAAGGACGTCGGTTGTTTCACATGATGAGCTCGTCATTTGGATTAGTGCCAAAAATTGAGCATTACTCTTGTATGGTCGACCTTTTTTCACGAGCGGGACATCTAGAAGAGGCTTGGGACTTCATCATGGCAATGCCCGAAAAACCAGATGAAGTAATTCTTGGAGCACTGCTTGGTGCTTGTCAAAAGCGCAAGAACATCGACATTAGTGAGCGTGTAATGAACCTACTCCTCGAGTTGGAACCTTCAAATTCTGCAAATTACGTAATCTCGTCGAAATTATACGCAAAATTGGGAAGATGGGATGACTCTGCCATGATGAGAATGTTGATGAAGCAAAAGGGTGTTTCTAAGACTCCTGGTTGCAGCTGGATTGACATCAATTCACAACTTCACGAGTTTCATGCCGGTGATGTTTTGCACCAAGAGTGGATCGAAATCCATCAAATTCTAGATTTATTGATCGATGATTTGAGGAGGGAAGGTTATATTCCTAATGCCAATCTTCTTTAG